In Lacrimispora indolis DSM 755, a genomic segment contains:
- a CDS encoding DUF2087 domain-containing protein, producing MKNSFDRKSLWQAAPDELMNGYYEDDDSVYCLICSQQYTKGEIYPHSGHFYDANKMAKVHIEEKHESMLDYLMNMNPAFLGLSKIQHSILSLMIEGLSDKEIAAQKGISCSTVRNYRYKLHEQEKQSKLFLAAMEIFNKREAAMKAENDKAEFYDAHKTATMMDDRYDVTVEERMKILSRYFDKSGAIKQFPSREKAKIVVLREVSDKFLPGTRYSESEINGTLKELYHDFPYIRRLLIEYGFLCRTDSGSEYWLKE from the coding sequence ATGAAAAATTCGTTTGACAGAAAATCTCTGTGGCAGGCTGCTCCTGATGAATTAATGAACGGATATTACGAAGACGATGATTCCGTTTATTGTTTGATTTGCAGCCAGCAGTATACAAAGGGGGAGATATATCCTCATAGCGGCCATTTTTATGATGCAAACAAAATGGCAAAGGTTCATATTGAGGAAAAACATGAATCAATGCTGGATTATTTAATGAATATGAACCCTGCGTTTTTAGGCTTATCAAAGATACAGCACTCCATATTATCTTTAATGATAGAAGGCTTATCTGATAAAGAAATAGCTGCGCAAAAAGGTATTTCCTGTTCGACTGTGAGAAATTACCGTTATAAGCTTCATGAACAGGAAAAACAATCAAAGTTATTTTTAGCAGCAATGGAAATATTTAATAAAAGGGAGGCAGCCATGAAAGCAGAAAATGATAAGGCAGAGTTTTATGATGCCCATAAAACAGCAACAATGATGGATGACCGGTATGATGTTACTGTGGAGGAAAGAATGAAGATCCTGTCCAGGTATTTTGATAAAAGTGGGGCAATCAAGCAGTTCCCTTCAAGGGAAAAGGCCAAAATAGTGGTCTTGCGTGAAGTATCAGACAAGTTCTTACCGGGAACCCGTTACAGCGAAAGTGAGATTAACGGCACTTTAAAGGAATTGTATCATGATTTCCCCTACATCAGGCGGCTGTTAATCGAATACGGCTTTTTATGCCGCACGGATTCCGGCTCTGAATATTGGCTCAAGGAATAA
- a CDS encoding phage baseplate assembly protein V: protein MKEYNLKTEPLQFIEIRELKVSREINEHGTAVISGYIADQDEEIYVKQLTGDVWEKIEEVGKEGEAKILFWGIVTGFSIESMKDQKKMTLEITTGTCFMDLKPYFRTFQDSTVTYEKIFEQITGTYEKPGLIKTRPLTDTTGKLVLQHRETDWEFLKRIAARFHSFLVPSTRTYGVKYFYDLPEGEHYELPDSIKYAVKKDLGGYRRKRNQGLREMQEEACLEYILQSREDYQIGDQLTVNGFKLFVWKMDSTYERGEMLHTCHLKSRSGMDFPETFQEDRSGCSFQAEVLKVKEDKVMVKVLKDENQEQNINLWYPYATVYSAPDGTGWYCMPEIGDVVRLHIPEQREEEAYVVSSVHLDTVSPDRKNPEHKIIKNKYHKEVRFTPDSIVITNNQGTKIELNDAKGVQIVSQHDIVIKAKDDLTISSETGSLIAAGTTSVNLKQKTTSIDIDQGISFTGGEFRVQ from the coding sequence ATGAAAGAATACAATCTTAAAACAGAACCGTTACAGTTTATAGAGATCAGAGAACTTAAGGTCAGCAGAGAAATTAATGAACATGGCACAGCTGTAATAAGCGGATACATAGCAGATCAGGATGAAGAAATTTATGTAAAGCAGCTGACCGGAGACGTATGGGAAAAAATAGAAGAAGTAGGAAAAGAAGGCGAAGCAAAGATCCTTTTCTGGGGAATTGTTACCGGTTTCTCGATTGAAAGCATGAAGGACCAGAAAAAGATGACCCTGGAGATCACTACGGGTACCTGCTTTATGGATTTAAAACCGTATTTCAGGACCTTTCAGGACAGTACAGTCACATATGAAAAGATCTTTGAACAGATCACCGGTACTTATGAGAAACCAGGGCTCATCAAAACCCGGCCGCTCACAGACACTACAGGAAAACTGGTGCTGCAGCACAGAGAAACTGATTGGGAATTTTTAAAGCGGATAGCAGCAAGATTTCACAGCTTTCTTGTGCCAAGCACCAGGACATACGGTGTTAAATATTTTTATGATTTACCGGAGGGTGAGCATTATGAACTTCCAGATTCCATCAAATATGCAGTGAAAAAGGATCTGGGAGGCTACCGCAGAAAACGGAATCAGGGGCTTCGGGAAATGCAGGAAGAGGCCTGTCTGGAATACATCCTACAGAGCCGGGAGGATTACCAGATCGGGGACCAGCTGACAGTAAACGGTTTCAAACTCTTTGTCTGGAAAATGGACAGCACATATGAGAGAGGAGAAATGCTTCATACATGCCATTTAAAATCCAGGTCCGGCATGGACTTTCCGGAAACATTCCAGGAAGACAGGTCAGGATGTTCCTTCCAGGCAGAGGTCCTGAAGGTGAAAGAGGATAAAGTGATGGTAAAGGTCTTAAAGGATGAAAACCAGGAGCAGAATATCAATCTGTGGTATCCATACGCTACGGTTTATTCTGCTCCTGACGGGACCGGCTGGTACTGTATGCCGGAAATCGGCGATGTGGTCCGGCTGCATATACCGGAACAAAGGGAAGAAGAGGCTTATGTGGTCAGCTCCGTTCATTTGGATACGGTAAGCCCGGACCGGAAAAATCCGGAGCACAAGATCATCAAGAATAAATACCACAAGGAAGTCCGTTTTACACCGGATTCCATTGTAATTACCAATAACCAGGGAACGAAAATTGAATTAAATGATGCAAAAGGGGTGCAGATTGTCAGCCAGCATGACATCGTGATAAAAGCAAAGGACGACTTAACGATTTCCAGCGAAACCGGCTCTCTCATAGCAGCCGGGACAACCTCCGTAAATCTGAAACAGAAGACAACCAGCATCGATATTGACCAGGGCATCTCATTTACCGGTGGAGAATTCAGAGTACAATAA
- a CDS encoding glycerol-3-phosphate responsive antiterminator, with translation MKAMELLEASPVIAAVKDDNGLKRCFESECQVVFILYGNICNISSIVKQIKEHGKHAIVHADLAQGLSSREIAVDFIKQNTFADGIISTKPLLVKRAVELGLVGVQRTFIIDSLAMSTTKKQIDTYHPDLVEIMPGVMPKVLKEIRAYTDIPVIAGGLISDKKDIMAAFSAGADAISTTKEELWFM, from the coding sequence ATGAAGGCAATGGAACTACTGGAGGCATCTCCGGTGATTGCAGCGGTTAAGGATGATAATGGGTTAAAAAGATGCTTTGAATCAGAATGCCAGGTGGTGTTCATTCTGTATGGAAATATCTGCAACATCAGCAGCATTGTAAAGCAGATAAAGGAACATGGGAAACATGCCATCGTCCATGCGGATTTAGCACAGGGCTTAAGCTCCAGGGAGATCGCTGTAGATTTTATTAAGCAGAATACTTTTGCAGATGGGATCATCAGCACAAAGCCTCTTCTTGTAAAGCGGGCGGTTGAGCTGGGATTGGTTGGGGTACAGAGAACCTTTATCATTGATTCCCTTGCCATGAGTACGACCAAAAAGCAGATTGATACCTATCATCCGGATCTGGTTGAGATCATGCCCGGTGTCATGCCCAAGGTGCTGAAAGAGATTCGGGCCTATACGGATATTCCTGTTATTGCAGGCGGACTGATATCAGATAAAAAGGATATTATGGCGGCTTTTTCCGCAGGTGCGGATGCAATCTCCACCACAAAGGAAGAGCTATGGTTCATGTAA
- a CDS encoding contractile injection system protein, VgrG/Pvc8 family: MNAVTSGSLIISSGLNINEIKEFDLDIKKNCHTIARITGFVPAETGASPVFQKLAGSSVTVSAEDVNGNEAVPPIFCGYIKNVEIWQEGNEYKARIEAISPTELLDLEEKSRSFQKIDMTYKELVRSVLSDTEKADVIFHIEDRNIEKPIYQYRETDWEFLKRIAGQLGTSLLPGGGSLKPELYFGLPLGDSAGGKGIRPERIWFDKAYYTYDRDQYHFEKPQFICYEISSYESWKAGDHISMFDGGEKVVLSKKCSLENGLLVYHYIAGSPEAFGTAGYDNPQIAGVSLGGTVLETKQEGVRVKLDIDGEKPSGEGYWYPWMPETGNLMYCMPEIGERITITFDDKEGNARASSCIRKNGTGNEEMGDPSKRYFTTAKDKRMYLLPDSLGFVDMKQKVPLKAEIHDRVGANIESSGEVTILARKGVWLKGSRVSFQAPQEISIVRRNILSPTVINMCNGFDSIGKFGKVKMEGSKVAGFPVFDSSDSETYDISGAENAVLASTPCAAGSAGLEQQITGTKVDMVKTR; encoded by the coding sequence ATGAATGCAGTTACATCAGGAAGTCTAATAATCAGCAGCGGGTTAAATATCAATGAAATTAAGGAATTTGATTTGGATATTAAAAAAAACTGCCATACCATCGCCAGGATTACAGGATTTGTACCGGCTGAAACAGGAGCGTCTCCTGTTTTTCAGAAACTGGCAGGAAGCAGTGTGACGGTTTCAGCGGAAGATGTGAATGGAAATGAGGCTGTTCCGCCTATATTTTGCGGTTACATAAAAAATGTTGAGATATGGCAGGAAGGGAATGAGTATAAAGCAAGGATTGAAGCAATATCGCCCACGGAATTGCTGGACTTAGAAGAGAAAAGCAGATCATTCCAAAAGATTGATATGACTTATAAGGAACTGGTGAGAAGTGTGTTATCCGATACAGAAAAGGCTGATGTAATCTTTCATATCGAAGACCGGAACATCGAAAAACCGATTTATCAATACAGAGAAACGGACTGGGAATTTTTAAAACGGATTGCAGGGCAATTAGGAACTTCCCTGCTTCCGGGAGGGGGGTCCTTAAAACCGGAACTGTATTTTGGCCTGCCCCTTGGGGACTCGGCAGGAGGGAAAGGAATTCGGCCGGAGAGAATCTGGTTTGATAAGGCTTACTATACCTATGACCGGGATCAGTACCATTTTGAAAAGCCCCAGTTTATCTGTTATGAGATAAGCAGCTATGAAAGCTGGAAGGCAGGAGACCACATATCTATGTTTGATGGCGGAGAGAAGGTGGTTTTATCAAAAAAGTGCAGTCTTGAAAATGGTCTGCTGGTTTACCATTATATAGCGGGTTCTCCCGAAGCATTCGGAACGGCCGGATACGACAATCCCCAAATAGCCGGGGTTTCCCTGGGCGGCACGGTACTGGAAACGAAACAGGAAGGTGTACGGGTTAAACTGGATATTGACGGGGAGAAGCCTTCCGGTGAAGGGTATTGGTATCCTTGGATGCCGGAAACCGGTAATCTGATGTATTGTATGCCGGAAATCGGAGAGCGTATCACGATCACCTTTGATGACAAAGAAGGAAATGCCAGGGCCAGCAGCTGTATCAGAAAAAACGGAACCGGCAATGAAGAGATGGGAGATCCTTCAAAGCGGTATTTTACAACAGCAAAGGATAAACGTATGTATCTATTGCCGGACAGCCTGGGATTTGTAGATATGAAACAGAAAGTCCCGTTAAAAGCAGAAATTCATGACAGGGTGGGAGCGAACATCGAGAGCAGTGGGGAGGTGACAATCTTAGCCAGGAAAGGGGTGTGGCTGAAAGGGAGCCGGGTATCTTTTCAAGCTCCTCAGGAGATTTCGATTGTAAGAAGGAATATCCTGTCACCAACAGTTATCAATATGTGCAACGGATTTGATTCCATTGGAAAATTCGGAAAAGTAAAAATGGAAGGAAGCAAAGTGGCTGGATTTCCCGTGTTCGATTCTTCGGATTCTGAAACATATGATATCAGCGGAGCGGAGAATGCGGTGCTGGCTTCTACTCCATGTGCAGCCGGCTCTGCCGGGCTGGAACAGCAGATAACAGGGACAAAGGTGGATATGGTGAAGACCAGATAG
- a CDS encoding DUF1667 domain-containing protein, producing MEVRELICIRCPLGCPLTVRIEGDQVEVTGNSCSRGEEYGRKEVLSPTRVVTSSVRILGGDLEMVPVKTKQDIPKGKIFECMKEIRKTVVSAPVTIGDVIIPDCAGTGVSIVATRNVEKI from the coding sequence ATGGAGGTAAGAGAACTGATCTGTATCCGCTGCCCTTTAGGCTGTCCGTTGACGGTGCGCATAGAGGGAGACCAGGTTGAGGTGACAGGGAATTCCTGCAGCCGTGGGGAAGAATACGGCAGGAAAGAGGTTTTAAGCCCCACCAGGGTAGTGACCTCCTCGGTCCGAATACTGGGCGGTGACCTGGAAATGGTACCTGTAAAGACAAAGCAGGATATTCCAAAGGGCAAAATTTTTGAATGCATGAAGGAAATCCGGAAAACGGTTGTTTCCGCACCTGTAACCATTGGAGATGTGATCATTCCGGACTGTGCAGGAACCGGTGTTTCCATTGTCGCCACAAGGAACGTTGAAAAGATTTAA
- a CDS encoding helix-turn-helix domain-containing protein, translated as MAKFLSYKDRLEIEGGLKKDLTFTETGKKLGRDRSTITKEVSN; from the coding sequence ATGGCTAAGTTTTTATCTTATAAAGACCGTTTGGAGATTGAAGGTGGACTGAAGAAGGATCTGACTTTTACAGAGACAGGCAAGAAGTTGGGGAGGGACAGGAGTACTATTACAAAAGAAGTCTCCAACTAA
- a CDS encoding glycerophosphodiester phosphodiesterase, translating to MKVFAHRGYSGRYPENTMLAFRKAAETGCDGIELDVQLTKDGTVVVIHDETIDRTTDGTGFVKDITYEELKKFDADAVWGGIHGFESVPTFEEYCKWAKNQELITNIELKTGVYYYKGLEEKTLELVRKYGLEEKVIFSSFNHSSITRLKGLAPEILCGALLDHQGLGNAGYYCDRYHFECYHPGVKGLTKETVDNCREYGISVNVWTVNDMAALEQVYEWGCDGVISNFPEVCKRWAQSKEL from the coding sequence ATGAAGGTATTCGCACACAGAGGTTACAGCGGCAGGTATCCGGAAAATACCATGCTGGCATTTCGGAAGGCGGCAGAGACAGGCTGTGACGGGATCGAGCTGGATGTACAGCTTACAAAGGATGGAACGGTGGTGGTGATCCACGATGAAACCATTGACAGGACCACGGACGGAACAGGATTTGTGAAGGATATTACTTATGAGGAGCTGAAAAAGTTCGATGCGGATGCGGTCTGGGGAGGGATCCACGGATTTGAATCTGTTCCGACTTTTGAAGAATATTGTAAATGGGCAAAAAATCAGGAACTTATTACTAATATTGAGCTTAAGACAGGCGTATATTATTATAAGGGGTTGGAAGAGAAGACCCTGGAGCTTGTACGTAAATACGGACTTGAGGAAAAAGTTATCTTTTCTTCCTTTAACCATTCTTCCATAACCCGGTTAAAGGGACTGGCTCCGGAAATCCTGTGCGGCGCCCTCCTTGACCATCAGGGCCTGGGAAATGCAGGATACTACTGTGACAGGTATCATTTTGAATGCTACCACCCGGGGGTAAAGGGATTGACAAAAGAGACTGTGGACAACTGCAGGGAATACGGAATTTCAGTGAATGTGTGGACGGTCAATGACATGGCCGCACTGGAGCAGGTCTATGAATGGGGCTGCGACGGAGTCATCAGCAACTTTCCGGAAGTCTGTAAGCGGTGGGCACAGAGCAAAGAACTGTAG
- a CDS encoding fumarylacetoacetate hydrolase family protein, whose protein sequence is MKLVTYEVDRRKDIGVVSKDEMWVFPLRAFGMEYKEMLEVIKGLSQSELDLLEHASGLDPYKSNIVGAAMMKEVRLLAPIRTPEQDIICLGLNYMEHAEESARFKKEDFDWTRPNAVYFSKRVNEAVNPYGEILSHSDMVDSLDYEAELGVIIGKDAKDVAPEQVKDYIFGYTIINDVSARNVQNAHKQWYFGKSLDGFTPMGPCILTANSISYPPELGIQSKVNGELRQDSNTRLMIFNIDHIVSELSKGMTLRAGAIISTGTPKGVGMGFEPPKFLAAGDEVECLIEGIGTIKNKVV, encoded by the coding sequence ATGAAATTAGTTACATACGAGGTTGACCGGAGAAAAGATATCGGGGTAGTGAGCAAGGACGAGATGTGGGTCTTTCCTCTCAGGGCATTTGGTATGGAGTATAAGGAGATGCTGGAGGTTATCAAGGGTCTGAGCCAGTCTGAGCTTGATCTTCTGGAACATGCTTCCGGCCTGGATCCTTACAAGAGCAACATCGTCGGAGCTGCCATGATGAAAGAGGTAAGGCTTTTGGCGCCCATCCGGACACCGGAGCAGGACATTATCTGTCTGGGGCTTAATTACATGGAACATGCCGAGGAGTCTGCCCGCTTTAAAAAAGAGGACTTTGACTGGACGCGCCCCAATGCCGTTTATTTTTCCAAGAGAGTGAATGAGGCGGTGAACCCATACGGGGAGATCTTAAGCCACAGCGATATGGTGGACAGCCTGGATTATGAAGCGGAGCTGGGAGTCATTATTGGAAAGGATGCAAAGGATGTAGCCCCGGAACAGGTAAAGGATTATATTTTCGGCTACACCATTATCAATGATGTCAGTGCACGCAACGTGCAGAATGCCCATAAACAGTGGTATTTTGGAAAGAGCCTGGACGGTTTTACTCCCATGGGCCCCTGTATTCTGACTGCAAACTCCATTTCCTATCCGCCGGAGCTTGGCATTCAGTCCAAGGTAAACGGAGAGTTAAGACAGGACAGCAACACCCGTCTTATGATATTTAACATCGATCATATTGTCAGCGAGCTGTCCAAGGGAATGACCCTCAGGGCAGGAGCCATCATTTCCACCGGGACACCCAAGGGGGTTGGAATGGGATTTGAACCGCCGAAGTTTCTGGCGGCAGGAGATGAAGTGGAATGCTTAATTGAGGGGATCGGGACCATTAAAAATAAGGTTGTATAA
- a CDS encoding NAD(P)/FAD-dependent oxidoreductase, which produces MTEHDIVIIGGGPAGLAAAVAAKKAGITDIMILERESCLGGILNQCIHNGFGLHTFKEELTGPEYAARYIEMAEGENIPYKLNTMVLSISEDKEVTIINREDGLATIKARAIILAMGCRERPRGALNIPGFRPAGIYSAGTAQRLMNIEGFSVGKEVVILGSGDIGLIMARRMTLEGAKVKVVAELMPYSGGLKRNIVQCLDDYGIPLKLSHTVVNIEGKERVTGVTLAQVDENRRPIPGTEEYYSCDTLLLSVGLIPENELSRGAGVRMNQVTSGPVVGDRLETSTKGIFACGNVLHVHDLVDYVSEEAALAGESAAAYVKEDMEKEAAHTVELAAENGVRYTVPQMMDVENMKDKITVRFRVADVYKDRFISVYYDDVRVSHKKKKILAPGEMEQVVLRKDSFKEYPELKRIVVCTEVE; this is translated from the coding sequence ATGACAGAGCATGATATAGTGATAATCGGAGGCGGTCCGGCCGGTCTTGCTGCGGCAGTGGCGGCAAAGAAGGCGGGCATTACGGATATAATGATCCTGGAAAGAGAATCCTGTCTTGGCGGCATTTTAAACCAGTGCATCCATAACGGCTTTGGTCTTCATACCTTTAAGGAAGAATTAACCGGTCCGGAATATGCGGCCCGTTATATTGAGATGGCGGAAGGGGAAAACATTCCATATAAATTAAATACCATGGTCCTTTCTATCAGCGAGGACAAAGAAGTGACAATAATTAACAGGGAAGACGGCCTGGCAACCATAAAAGCCAGGGCAATTATCCTGGCAATGGGGTGCAGGGAGCGTCCCAGAGGTGCCCTTAATATACCGGGCTTTCGTCCGGCAGGAATTTATTCCGCAGGAACCGCCCAGAGGCTGATGAATATCGAAGGCTTCAGCGTGGGAAAAGAAGTGGTGATCTTAGGCTCCGGAGACATTGGGCTCATTATGGCAAGGCGAATGACCCTGGAAGGGGCCAAGGTGAAGGTGGTGGCAGAGCTTATGCCCTATTCCGGCGGCTTAAAAAGGAACATTGTCCAGTGTCTGGATGACTATGGAATTCCATTAAAGCTCAGTCATACGGTAGTGAATATCGAGGGAAAGGAGCGGGTGACAGGAGTTACCCTTGCCCAGGTTGATGAAAACCGAAGGCCAATTCCAGGCACAGAGGAATATTACAGCTGTGACACCCTTCTCCTTTCCGTTGGCCTGATCCCGGAAAATGAGCTTTCCAGGGGAGCGGGAGTGCGGATGAACCAGGTGACTTCAGGTCCTGTGGTGGGTGACCGGCTGGAGACCAGCACAAAAGGCATCTTTGCCTGCGGAAATGTACTTCATGTCCATGATCTGGTGGATTATGTATCCGAGGAAGCCGCCCTGGCAGGAGAAAGCGCTGCAGCCTATGTAAAAGAGGATATGGAAAAAGAGGCGGCTCATACGGTGGAGCTGGCGGCTGAGAACGGTGTCCGCTATACGGTGCCTCAGATGATGGACGTGGAGAATATGAAGGATAAGATCACGGTCCGTTTCCGTGTGGCCGATGTATACAAGGATCGCTTCATCAGCGTTTATTATGATGATGTACGGGTTTCCCATAAAAAGAAGAAGATTCTGGCTCCTGGTGAAATGGAACAGGTAGTATTAAGGAAAGACAGCTTTAAAGAATATCCGGAACTTAAGAGAATTGTTGTCTGTACGGAGGTGGAATGA